One part of the Schistocerca piceifrons isolate TAMUIC-IGC-003096 chromosome 2, iqSchPice1.1, whole genome shotgun sequence genome encodes these proteins:
- the LOC124776102 gene encoding splicing factor 3A subunit 2-like → MRGCLCTSAGNIKVEAGHTTRWILPHPSYSPQSVGLPPESVGLPPESVGLPPESVGLPPESVGLPPESVGLPPESVGLPPESVGLPPESVGLPPESVGLPPESVGLPPESVGLPPESVGLPPESVGLPPESVGLPPESVGLPPESVGLPPESVGLPPESVTEETIAWSLAAAWAADAAAGVYGAAADPVAPAFRENRWQFGGGAGSLPRRTSAIRPRLGAHRLLTHCR, encoded by the exons ATGCGGGGATGTCTCTGTACCAGCGCCGGGAACATTAAGGTTGAGGCTGGCCATACTACTAGATGGATCCTCCCACACCCAAGCTACTCACCCCAGTCCGTCGGACTGCCGCCCGAGTCCGTCGGACTGCCGCCCGAGTCCGTCGGACTGCCGCCCGAGTCCGTCGGACTGCCGCCCGAGTCCGTCGGACTGCCGCCCGAGTCCGTCGGACTGCCGCCCGAGTCCGTCGGACTGCCGCCCGAGTCCGTCGGACTGCCGCCCGAGTCCGTCGGACTGCCGCCCGAGTCCGTCGGACTGCCGCCCGAGTCCGTCGGACTGCCGCCCGAGTCCGTCGGACTGCCGCCCGAGTCCGTCGGACTGCCGCCCGAGTCCGTCGGACTGCCGCCCGAGTCCGTCGGACTGCCGCCCGAGTCCGTCGGACTGCCGCCCGAGTCCGTCGGACTGCCGCCCGAGTCCGTCGGACTGCCGCCCGAGTCCGTCACTGAGGAAACCATTGCTTG GTCTCTTGCAGCTGCGTGGGCGGCCGATGCCGCGGCTGGCGTTTACGGCGCCGCCGCCGACCCGGTCGCGCCGGCCTTCCGGGAAAATCGTTGGCAGTTCGGCGGCGGCGCCGGGTCCCTCCCACGCCGCACCAGCGCCATCCGCCCACGCCTGGGGGCGCACCGTCTCCTGACTCACTGCCGTTAG